In Cupriavidus sp. EM10, the genomic window GGGCTCCCCAGTCTAGCCACGCCCTCCTCTCCCACCCCTGGTCCCGCTCGAGATTTGTGACGCGAGGTCAATCCTCTGCACCGATTAGGGTAAACCCCTTTTGCATATAGTAGGTAGGCTACCTAATATGTACTCACAATTTCCCATCGGAGACATATTCATGACCGCCCCCCAAACCCCCACGCAGTCGACTGGCTGCCCGTTTCACGCGGCCTCACCTGCGCAGTCCACGTGTCCGATGCACGCTGGCGGGGACAGCGGCATCCCCGACTTTCCGCCCGAACGGGTCGATCCTTTGTCGCCGCCGCCGGTGTACTTCCAGATGCAGCAAGGAAGCGGCTTGGGGCAAGCTAGGCTCTGGGACGGAAAGATCGCCTGGCTGATTACGCGCTATGACGACGTCCGCTCGGTCCTGTCTGACCCTCGCTTTAGTTCTGACATTACGAATCCCGGCTATCCCACTGTCAGTGCTGCAATGAAAGTTGCCCGGGGTAGTAACCGGACCTTCATCACCATGGATGCACCCAAGCATGCAGAGCATCGGCGCATGCTGACAGGTGAATTCTCGATCCGCAAAATCGAGGCCCTTCGCCCGCGGATTCAGGCGATCGTAGACAAGCTGCTGGACGACTTCGCAACAAAGCCTCAACCCTCCGACCTGGTTAGCGCCTTTACGTTGGCTACGCCGGCATTGGCGATCTCAGAGTTGCTTGGCGTTCCGTACGAAGACCATGACTTCTTTCAGGAACTGGCGATGGTCCTGACGTCGAGTAGTGCGACGCTTGAGGAGGCCATCGCCGCAAATCATGAGTTGTGCGAGGTGTACCTGAAGGGCCTGGTGGCG contains:
- a CDS encoding cytochrome P450; this encodes MTAPQTPTQSTGCPFHAASPAQSTCPMHAGGDSGIPDFPPERVDPLSPPPVYFQMQQGSGLGQARLWDGKIAWLITRYDDVRSVLSDPRFSSDITNPGYPTVSAAMKVARGSNRTFITMDAPKHAEHRRMLTGEFSIRKIEALRPRIQAIVDKLLDDFATKPQPSDLVSAFTLATPALAISELLGVPYEDHDFFQELAMVLTSSSATLEEAIAANHELCEVYLKGLVAKRSENPGEDILSRLIVNHVRKGDITETDVVSLARLLLIAGHETTANTTAMGVLSSCNDRISGMSFDKTQASFQMRWKKFCAIWMSHIQESVVSRPRTLS